In Bacillota bacterium, one genomic interval encodes:
- a CDS encoding sulfite exporter TauE/SafE family protein has translation MFFQVAGIHVAPWIPPLVAFTISFFTSMGGVSGAFLLLPFQMSFLGYTNPSVSSTNQVFNIVAIPSGVYRYYKEGRMVWPLTWVVVAGTLPGVLIGAIVRVRYLPDPKNFKLFAAAILLYIGVKMIRDLLSKSAGASEKEKSEKRFQELVRNYRKGAAETADGGALQAIKVTHFNSKKLGYTFYGQQFDVSFWGIFALSFIVGIVGGIYGIGGGAIIAPFFVSFFGLPVYTVAGAALMGTFVTSVAGVAFYQAIAPFYPEMSVAPDLLLGILFGLGGMAGMYLGARCQKYVPARAIKWMLSGIIIFTAFKYVVDFFH, from the coding sequence ATGTTCTTTCAGGTTGCTGGTATCCATGTTGCACCATGGATACCGCCGCTAGTAGCTTTTACAATTTCATTTTTTACCTCGATGGGTGGTGTATCGGGAGCTTTCTTACTCCTCCCTTTTCAAATGTCTTTTCTCGGATACACTAACCCTTCTGTTAGCTCTACCAATCAAGTATTTAATATCGTTGCTATCCCGAGCGGTGTATATCGTTACTATAAAGAGGGCCGTATGGTGTGGCCGCTAACCTGGGTTGTAGTAGCCGGTACGCTTCCGGGTGTACTTATTGGCGCTATCGTACGCGTTAGGTATCTGCCCGACCCAAAGAATTTCAAGCTCTTTGCTGCGGCAATCTTGCTTTATATTGGCGTTAAAATGATTCGCGATTTGTTAAGCAAAAGTGCTGGTGCCTCGGAAAAAGAAAAAAGTGAAAAGCGGTTCCAGGAACTCGTGCGCAATTATCGCAAGGGAGCTGCTGAGACTGCCGACGGTGGGGCTTTGCAGGCTATTAAGGTCACGCATTTCAATTCAAAAAAACTTGGATACACATTTTATGGTCAGCAGTTCGACGTTTCGTTCTGGGGTATTTTCGCTCTCAGTTTCATTGTAGGAATCGTGGGTGGTATATACGGCATCGGTGGTGGTGCCATTATTGCACCGTTTTTTGTCTCATTCTTTGGCCTTCCGGTCTACACGGTAGCGGGTGCCGCACTGATGGGAACCTTTGTCACATCAGTTGCAGGTGTTGCTTTCTACCAGGCTATTGCACCGTTTTATCCTGAGATGTCGGTAGCTCCAGATCTACTACTTGGTATCCTGTTTGGACTCGGCGGCATGGCCGGAATGTATCTTGGCGCAAGATGCCAGAAATACGTTCCGGCAAGAGCAATTAAATGGATGCTAAGTGGGATTATCATCTTTACCGCTTTTAAATACGTTGTGGATTTTTTCCATTAA
- a CDS encoding HEAT repeat domain-containing protein, with translation MIIFCPSCWSECKAKQKVCPTCGADLESLDRRGFSEKLISALRHPEPLTAVRAAWILGQIKEKAAVPQLIEVLSSSQDPYIQESAALALGKIGDGKAFDILAKKLSDPRAYLIVRLAAAKALEMIEGQ, from the coding sequence ATGATTATATTTTGCCCTTCTTGTTGGAGTGAATGTAAAGCGAAACAAAAGGTTTGCCCTACGTGTGGAGCCGACCTTGAGAGTCTTGATAGAAGAGGGTTTAGTGAAAAGCTCATCTCGGCATTGAGGCATCCAGAGCCGCTAACCGCAGTGAGGGCAGCTTGGATTTTGGGCCAGATTAAAGAAAAGGCGGCAGTACCACAACTGATAGAAGTATTATCTTCATCGCAAGACCCATATATCCAAGAATCGGCAGCTTTAGCTTTAGGAAAAATTGGGGATGGCAAAGCCTTTGATATTCTTGCAAAGAAGCTCTCGGACCCGCGTGCTTATCTCATTGTGCGTCTTGCTGCAGCAAAAGCACTCGAGATGATTGAGGGACAATGA
- a CDS encoding MFS transporter, with translation MRTAGKKIFNPKRARQPANKRYLGFPRNVFFLGLTSFFTDISTEMVYPVIPIFLTTVLGAPVTIVGLIEGVAESTASILKVFSGWLSDRLHGRKKLTVVGYGLAALGKPILALSFIWWQVLIARFVDRFGKGVRTAPRDALIADSSSSKEYGKSFGFHRSMDTLGAALGPLFAFAVLPLLHNNFRAYFGLAIIPAFIGVGVLALFVKEKARAIKPKGIKLSLKPFNRQFKLFLMVVLLFTIGNSSDAFLILRAKDVGVSIGLIPLVYFVFNMVYAVSSTPIGSLSDRIGRKRVIIAGYLIFSLVYLGFALVKSHFAIWLLFAAYGLYYAFTEGIFKAFTADIVPTNLRGTAYGFLNLILGIALLPASLIAGFLWDKIDPSAPFFFGSAVSLLALTFFTLLIQGDGKKRLPREIEGLPEADI, from the coding sequence ATGCGAACAGCTGGTAAAAAGATCTTCAATCCCAAGCGGGCACGGCAACCAGCAAATAAAAGATACCTTGGTTTTCCAAGAAATGTTTTCTTCCTTGGATTAACTTCTTTTTTTACGGATATATCCACCGAGATGGTCTACCCAGTAATTCCAATATTCTTGACGACGGTTCTTGGGGCTCCAGTCACCATTGTTGGTCTTATCGAAGGCGTTGCTGAATCAACAGCAAGCATTCTTAAAGTCTTCTCCGGTTGGCTTTCAGACCGGCTTCATGGGCGAAAGAAACTAACCGTGGTAGGATATGGGCTTGCAGCTCTTGGCAAACCGATACTTGCCCTATCTTTTATTTGGTGGCAGGTGCTGATCGCCCGGTTTGTCGATCGTTTTGGAAAAGGCGTAAGAACCGCACCTCGAGACGCTTTAATAGCAGATTCAAGCAGTAGCAAAGAGTATGGTAAATCATTTGGCTTTCACCGAAGCATGGATACTTTGGGTGCTGCGCTTGGGCCTTTGTTTGCCTTTGCAGTGTTGCCGCTACTTCATAATAATTTCAGGGCATACTTTGGCCTGGCAATCATCCCGGCATTTATTGGGGTTGGAGTCCTTGCTTTATTTGTAAAAGAGAAAGCAAGAGCGATTAAGCCCAAGGGTATAAAACTCAGCCTTAAACCTTTTAACAGACAATTCAAGCTGTTTTTAATGGTAGTGTTGCTATTTACGATAGGTAACTCAAGCGATGCTTTTTTAATTTTAAGAGCAAAAGATGTTGGTGTCTCAATAGGATTAATTCCACTCGTCTATTTTGTTTTTAATATGGTTTATGCGGTTTCATCAACACCTATTGGCTCTCTATCTGATCGAATTGGAAGAAAGAGGGTAATTATTGCTGGATACTTGATATTCTCCTTAGTTTATCTTGGCTTTGCTTTGGTTAAAAGCCACTTTGCTATCTGGCTTCTATTTGCCGCCTATGGCCTGTATTACGCGTTTACAGAGGGTATCTTTAAAGCCTTTACTGCCGATATTGTCCCCACTAATTTACGAGGAACGGCATATGGCTTTTTAAATCTGATTCTTGGTATTGCGCTTCTGCCCGCAAGCCTTATCGCCGGATTCCTCTGGGATAAGATAGATCCAAGTGCACCATTTTTCTTTGGTAGCGCTGTATCGCTGTTGGCTTTAACCTTTTTTACTCTTTTAATTCAGGGTGATGGCAAGAAAAGATTACCGCGCGAAATTGAAGGATTACCTGAAGCTGACATATAA
- a CDS encoding dynamin family protein, whose amino-acid sequence MSINYAEARSEILMTLGELKASLNHDESLGNSNMLEYAVEKLTDNKFNLVVMGEFKRGKTSFINALLGEAVLPMAVVPLTSIITELVYGDNPSAEVIFENGQRKTISLEMLDDYVTERNNPNNEKGVKKVVVKYPSEYLREGVILVDTPGVGSIYEHNTEVSYDYLPEADAVIFLVSSDPPISKTEIAYLGDIKEYIEKIFFVQNKIDYLSESEREESLAFSRKVLEQALGGRVTLIPLSARLALQARQNGNSEMLIQSNLPEFEHELSEFLLKEKGLLILTVAVNRGLQVTNNVLRHIELELKSLEAPIEIVEKQLADFKKYVEQIERKRLDAHYLMKGQLGELIKQYDEDTENLKKEKLPEAIKELEEAFEKVKAGPKAQISDALDDAVKSIILSIFTRWRSEQEKKVSAGFEAVAKRLIDETNGIAQEIVDKASDIFGLSLSQIVGTVALLDSKWFYYMSKEASTSIELLAAPVKSMLPKAFAAKIMYADAKEKLIRYFDMHCGRIRGDLYTRLDDSLLALKGMLDERVADMISSIESAVTRGLEYRQRNEVEIQKRKLELEAYRERIEKIELELTSYANEIG is encoded by the coding sequence ATGTCGATTAATTATGCAGAGGCAAGATCAGAGATACTCATGACTTTAGGTGAGCTTAAAGCAAGCTTGAATCATGATGAGTCGCTTGGGAACAGCAATATGCTCGAGTATGCGGTTGAAAAGCTTACAGATAACAAGTTCAACCTGGTGGTAATGGGTGAGTTTAAGCGGGGTAAAACATCGTTTATTAATGCATTACTTGGTGAAGCTGTACTGCCAATGGCTGTAGTGCCGCTTACTTCAATTATAACCGAGCTCGTGTACGGCGATAATCCTTCAGCGGAAGTTATTTTCGAAAACGGCCAGAGAAAGACCATATCCCTTGAAATGCTTGATGATTATGTGACGGAGCGTAATAACCCCAACAACGAAAAGGGAGTTAAGAAAGTAGTCGTAAAATATCCCTCTGAGTATTTACGCGAAGGTGTTATTTTGGTTGATACCCCAGGGGTTGGATCAATCTACGAACACAACACCGAGGTTTCTTATGACTATCTTCCAGAAGCGGATGCCGTCATATTTCTGGTATCTTCTGACCCGCCGATAAGTAAGACCGAAATTGCTTATCTTGGCGATATCAAAGAGTACATAGAGAAAATATTTTTTGTTCAGAACAAGATCGACTACTTATCTGAAAGCGAACGGGAAGAATCTCTGGCGTTCAGCAGAAAAGTTCTAGAGCAAGCGTTGGGCGGCAGGGTTACGCTAATACCGCTTTCTGCAAGGCTGGCTCTACAAGCCAGGCAAAATGGTAACTCAGAAATGCTTATTCAAAGCAACTTACCCGAATTTGAGCACGAGCTTTCAGAGTTTTTACTTAAAGAAAAGGGTTTACTTATATTGACTGTCGCGGTTAATCGCGGCCTGCAGGTTACAAATAATGTTTTGCGCCATATTGAGCTTGAGCTTAAATCGCTTGAAGCGCCAATCGAGATTGTTGAAAAACAGCTCGCCGATTTCAAAAAATATGTTGAGCAAATTGAGCGCAAGCGACTTGACGCGCACTATCTAATGAAAGGGCAGCTTGGTGAGTTGATTAAACAATATGATGAAGACACAGAGAATCTAAAGAAAGAGAAGTTGCCGGAGGCAATTAAAGAGCTCGAAGAAGCCTTTGAGAAAGTAAAGGCTGGTCCGAAAGCACAAATTTCAGACGCTCTAGACGATGCGGTAAAAAGTATAATTCTTTCAATATTTACCCGCTGGAGAAGCGAACAGGAAAAGAAGGTTTCCGCTGGTTTTGAGGCTGTCGCAAAACGGCTCATTGACGAGACCAATGGTATTGCTCAAGAAATTGTCGACAAAGCATCCGATATATTTGGCCTTTCACTTTCGCAGATTGTTGGTACAGTTGCACTACTTGATAGCAAATGGTTCTATTATATGTCTAAAGAAGCTTCAACCAGCATAGAGCTGCTTGCTGCCCCTGTTAAGAGCATGCTACCCAAAGCTTTTGCTGCAAAGATAATGTATGCAGATGCAAAAGAAAAGCTGATAAGATATTTTGACATGCATTGCGGACGTATTCGTGGCGATCTTTATACCAGGCTAGATGATAGCTTGCTTGCCTTGAAAGGAATGCTTGATGAGCGCGTTGCCGACATGATATCGAGCATAGAGTCAGCCGTCACAAGAGGACTCGAGTATCGGCAGAGAAACGAGGTTGAAATACAGAAAAGAAAGCTTGAACTTGAGGCTTACAGGGAAAGAATTGAAAAAATAGAGCTGGAGCTGACCTCGTATGCGAATGAAATTGGGTAG